A region of Longimicrobium sp. DNA encodes the following proteins:
- a CDS encoding AAA family ATPase: MSRIIAIANQKGGVGKTTTAINLGACLAVAEKRTLVIDTDPQGNATSGLGIDKDEVEKSIYDVLLEEVPIEDVIVRQVHFPYLDVVPATRDLVGAEVELVNRKGREIILRRAIEAVRDRYDFILIDCPPSLGLLTLNTLAASDSVLIPIQCEFYALEGLSQLLNTVTIVQKNLNPALQIEGVLLTMYDGRLNLSRQVADEAKEYFGPKVYKTTIPRNVRIAEAPSFGKPIVLYDILSVGAKSYLSLAKEVIAKKGKAGRSAEPEPMAAAGGE; this comes from the coding sequence GTGTCGCGCATCATCGCCATCGCGAACCAGAAGGGCGGCGTCGGCAAGACCACCACGGCCATCAACCTCGGCGCCTGCCTGGCGGTCGCCGAGAAGCGCACGCTGGTGATCGACACCGATCCGCAGGGGAACGCCACCAGCGGGCTCGGCATCGACAAGGACGAGGTCGAGAAGTCGATCTACGACGTTCTTCTCGAGGAGGTGCCGATCGAGGACGTGATCGTCCGGCAGGTGCACTTTCCCTACCTGGACGTGGTCCCCGCCACGCGCGACCTGGTGGGCGCCGAGGTGGAGCTGGTGAACCGCAAGGGGCGCGAGATCATCCTCCGCCGCGCGATCGAGGCCGTCCGCGACCGCTACGACTTCATCCTCATCGACTGCCCGCCGTCGCTCGGGCTGCTGACGCTGAACACGCTGGCCGCGTCCGACTCGGTCCTCATCCCCATCCAGTGCGAGTTCTACGCACTGGAAGGTTTGTCGCAGCTGCTGAACACGGTCACCATCGTGCAGAAGAACCTGAACCCCGCGCTGCAGATCGAGGGGGTGCTGCTCACGATGTACGACGGGCGCCTGAACCTGTCGCGGCAGGTGGCCGACGAGGCGAAGGAGTACTTCGGCCCCAAGGTGTACAAGACGACCATCCCCCGCAACGTGCGCATCGCCGAGGCGCCCAGCTTCGGGAAGCCGATCGTCCTCTACGACATCCTGTCCGTGGGCGCCAAGAGCTACCTCTCGCTGGCGAAGGAGGTCATCGCCAAGAAGGGGAAGGCGGGGCGGAGCGCCGAGCCGGAGCCGATGGCCGCGGCGGGGGGAGAGTAG
- a CDS encoding ParB/RepB/Spo0J family partition protein: MATRKPRLGKGLSALLGDFSAETQQAIETGDGVREVPTSRIAPNPFQPRREFSAEQLAELEESIRKNGLLQPLVVRPRTATTPEGAEWELIAGERRWRAVRRLGWSQVPVVVRDIDDRAMLVLAIVENVQRAGLSALEEAAGYKQLIDEFGYTQAEVADSVGRERSTVANLLRLLALPASVQRMVNEGDLSMGHARALLGLEDEREMADLARQAVDAGMSVRTIEERVRQLRPGGSGAPSPRSTMAGLRDAMDDPHVRHLEAELQRALGTAARIRVTSGKAGRIEIPFYNADDFDRVVELLLGSEAERA, translated from the coding sequence GTGGCCACCCGCAAGCCCCGGCTGGGGAAGGGCCTCAGCGCCCTGCTGGGCGACTTCTCGGCCGAGACGCAGCAGGCGATCGAGACCGGCGACGGGGTGCGCGAGGTTCCCACCAGCCGGATCGCGCCCAACCCGTTCCAGCCGCGCCGCGAGTTCAGCGCCGAGCAGTTGGCAGAGCTGGAGGAGTCGATCCGCAAGAACGGCCTGCTGCAGCCCTTGGTGGTGCGCCCGCGAACGGCGACCACGCCGGAGGGGGCGGAGTGGGAGCTGATTGCGGGAGAGCGGCGGTGGCGGGCGGTGCGGCGGCTGGGGTGGTCGCAGGTGCCGGTGGTGGTGCGCGACATCGACGACCGGGCGATGCTCGTCCTCGCGATCGTCGAGAACGTGCAGCGCGCCGGGCTCTCGGCGCTGGAAGAGGCGGCCGGGTACAAGCAGCTGATCGACGAGTTCGGCTACACCCAGGCCGAGGTGGCCGACAGCGTGGGCCGCGAGCGCTCGACCGTGGCCAACCTCCTCCGCCTCCTGGCGCTCCCCGCGTCGGTGCAGCGGATGGTGAACGAGGGCGACCTGTCGATGGGGCACGCCCGCGCGCTGCTGGGGCTGGAAGACGAGCGGGAGATGGCCGACCTGGCGCGCCAGGCGGTGGACGCCGGGATGAGCGTGCGCACCATCGAGGAGCGGGTGCGGCAGCTGCGCCCCGGCGGCTCGGGCGCCCCGTCGCCGCGCTCGACCATGGCCGGGCTGCGCGACGCGATGGACGACCCGCACGTCCGCCACCTGGAGGCGGAGCTGCAGCGCGCGCTGGGAACGGCGGCGCGGATCCGGGTGACCAGCGGAAAGGCCGGGCGGATCGAGATCCCGTTCTACAACGCCGACGACTTCGACCGGGTGGTGGAGCTGCTCCTGGGCAGCGAGGCCGAGCGGGCGTGA
- a CDS encoding phage holin family protein encodes MADRVQPPVVTAVPADGRAPAAEPQLGDLFRQLAQDSATLVRQEMALAKAELRENVKSVARDTAKIAVGAVLAAVGALVLVLFLVLLLGSALNHYWLGALIVGLLFVAIGGLLAMNAMKRLKHDTITPDQTLQTLKEDKQWLQSEMKQVRRDLA; translated from the coding sequence ATGGCGGACCGAGTCCAGCCGCCGGTGGTAACGGCGGTACCCGCGGACGGCCGCGCTCCGGCGGCCGAGCCGCAGCTGGGCGACCTGTTCCGGCAGCTCGCGCAGGACAGCGCCACGCTCGTCCGCCAGGAGATGGCGCTCGCAAAGGCGGAGCTGCGCGAGAACGTGAAGAGCGTGGCGCGCGACACGGCCAAGATCGCCGTGGGCGCCGTTCTCGCGGCCGTGGGAGCGCTCGTGCTCGTGCTCTTCCTGGTGCTGCTGCTGGGATCGGCGCTGAACCACTACTGGCTGGGCGCGCTGATCGTGGGCCTGCTGTTCGTGGCCATCGGCGGCTTACTGGCCATGAACGCCATGAAGCGGCTGAAGCACGACACCATTACTCCGGACCAGACTCTCCAGACCCTCAAGGAGGACAAGCAATGGCTGCAGAGCGAGATGAAGCAGGTCCGACGGGACCTGGCCTGA
- a CDS encoding acylphosphatase, which yields MAEAGYRVTGRVQGVGFRWWTRAQAARLGLVGTVRNAEDGSVEVQARGSDYALAELERLLVEGPPHAAVARVDRIPASLSSTAAAFEIVR from the coding sequence ATGGCCGAGGCCGGATACCGCGTGACGGGCCGGGTGCAGGGCGTGGGCTTCCGCTGGTGGACCCGCGCCCAGGCCGCCCGGCTGGGTCTGGTGGGTACGGTGCGGAACGCGGAGGACGGATCGGTGGAGGTGCAGGCGCGGGGATCCGACTACGCGCTCGCCGAGCTGGAGCGGCTCCTGGTCGAGGGGCCGCCCCACGCCGCGGTGGCGCGCGTGGACCGGATCCCCGCGTCGCTTTCGTCCACGGCGGCCGCTTTCGAGATCGTCCGCTGA
- the mnmG gene encoding tRNA uridine-5-carboxymethylaminomethyl(34) synthesis enzyme MnmG: MTSAYEVIVVGGGHAGVEAAAAAARAGARTLLVTANLEAIGQMSCNPAIGGVAKGTVVREVDALGGVMGMATDRARIQFRMLNRSKGPAVWAPRAQCDRGLYPRAARALLERHEGLEFFQGMVGSLIIEGARVAGVRTESGFEFRARAVVVTTGTFLRGRIHVGHAPAVPAGRAGDPPSVRLAEQLEALGLEVARFKTGTPPRIDGRSVDYAKTELQPGEMEEYRLSVWERAPLLPQRPCWITWTGEPLRDLVTGHLNESALYGGEISGRGPRYCPSIEDKIVKFPDAPRHQVFLEPEGLETTELYVNGLSTSLPAEVQVRMLRSIPGLENARMTKVGYAIEYDYYPPHQLRPTLESKALDGLFFAGQVNGTTGYEEAAGQGVLAGANAAFHALGREPLILERDQAFIGVLVDDLVTKGTDEPYRLFTSRAEFRLVLRQDNALHRLAPIAAERGLLTDEQRAVLDRRLELAARMDAWLRGTNAAPGQVADLLASANSQPLREPTRLAAILKRPGITAAALAEAVGGAPVEGEDELAAAEALVSAEMELKYEGYLSRERDRADTLRRQADFALPGDLPYPDLASLSFEARQKLDRVRPATLAQAGRIPGVSPSDLQNLVMEVRKRGNRGQGTGDRELLPVR; encoded by the coding sequence ATGACGAGCGCGTACGAGGTGATCGTAGTTGGCGGCGGGCACGCCGGCGTGGAGGCGGCGGCCGCGGCGGCGCGGGCCGGCGCGCGCACGCTGCTGGTCACCGCCAACCTCGAGGCCATCGGCCAGATGAGCTGCAACCCCGCCATCGGGGGCGTGGCCAAGGGCACCGTCGTGCGCGAGGTGGATGCGCTGGGCGGCGTGATGGGGATGGCCACCGACCGCGCGCGCATCCAGTTCCGCATGCTGAACCGGTCCAAGGGCCCCGCCGTCTGGGCGCCGCGCGCGCAGTGCGATCGCGGCCTCTATCCACGCGCCGCGCGCGCGCTGCTGGAGCGGCACGAGGGGCTGGAGTTCTTCCAGGGGATGGTCGGCTCGCTGATCATCGAAGGCGCTCGCGTCGCGGGCGTGCGGACGGAGAGCGGGTTCGAGTTCCGCGCGCGTGCCGTCGTCGTCACCACCGGCACCTTCCTGCGCGGCCGCATCCACGTCGGCCACGCGCCCGCCGTCCCCGCCGGGCGCGCGGGCGATCCGCCGTCCGTCCGCCTCGCCGAGCAGCTGGAGGCGCTGGGGCTGGAGGTCGCGCGCTTCAAGACGGGAACGCCGCCGCGCATCGACGGGCGCTCGGTGGACTACGCGAAGACGGAGCTGCAGCCGGGGGAGATGGAGGAGTATCGCCTCTCGGTCTGGGAGCGCGCGCCGCTCCTCCCGCAGCGGCCGTGCTGGATCACCTGGACCGGCGAGCCGCTGCGCGACCTGGTCACCGGCCACCTGAACGAGTCCGCGCTCTACGGCGGCGAGATCTCCGGCCGGGGCCCGCGCTACTGCCCGTCCATCGAGGACAAGATCGTGAAGTTCCCCGACGCGCCGCGCCACCAGGTCTTCCTGGAGCCGGAAGGGCTGGAGACGACGGAGCTGTACGTGAACGGCCTCTCCACCTCCCTTCCCGCCGAGGTGCAGGTGCGGATGCTCCGGTCCATCCCCGGGCTGGAGAACGCGCGGATGACCAAGGTCGGGTATGCGATCGAGTACGACTACTACCCCCCGCACCAGCTCCGCCCGACGCTGGAGAGCAAGGCGCTGGACGGCCTCTTCTTCGCCGGCCAGGTGAACGGCACCACGGGGTACGAGGAGGCCGCGGGCCAGGGCGTCCTCGCCGGCGCGAACGCCGCGTTCCACGCGCTGGGCCGCGAGCCGCTGATCCTGGAGCGCGACCAGGCGTTCATCGGCGTGCTGGTGGACGACCTGGTGACGAAGGGGACCGACGAGCCGTATCGCCTCTTCACCTCGCGCGCGGAGTTCCGGCTGGTGCTGCGGCAGGACAATGCCCTGCACCGCCTCGCCCCCATCGCCGCCGAGCGTGGGCTGCTGACCGACGAACAGCGCGCCGTCCTGGATCGCCGCCTCGAGCTTGCCGCGCGGATGGATGCGTGGCTGCGCGGCACCAACGCTGCGCCCGGGCAGGTGGCCGATCTCCTCGCGTCCGCCAACTCGCAGCCTCTCCGCGAGCCGACGCGCCTCGCCGCGATCCTGAAGCGTCCGGGCATCACCGCCGCCGCGCTGGCCGAAGCGGTCGGCGGCGCGCCGGTGGAGGGGGAGGACGAGCTTGCGGCGGCCGAGGCGCTGGTGAGCGCGGAGATGGAGCTGAAGTACGAGGGCTACCTCTCGCGTGAGCGCGACCGTGCGGACACGCTCCGGCGGCAGGCCGACTTCGCGCTTCCCGGCGATCTCCCCTACCCCGACCTCGCGTCGCTCAGCTTCGAGGCGCGCCAGAAGCTGGACCGCGTCCGCCCCGCCACGCTCGCGCAGGCCGGCCGCATTCCCGGCGTGAGCCCCAGCGATCTGCAGAACCTGGTGATGGAGGTGCGGAAGCGAGGGAACAGAGGACAGGGAACAGGGGACAGGGAACTGCTCCCGGTGAGGTGA